Proteins co-encoded in one Acidovorax sp. 69 genomic window:
- a CDS encoding 3-(methylthio)propionyl-CoA ligase, which translates to MLGLMQSQPLLISSLIEFAERHHGDAEIVSRRVEGDIHRYTYRDLAVRARRVANALDALKLQFSDRVATLAWNGYRHMEMYFGVSGSGRVLHTVNPRLHPDQIAWIVNHAEDQVMCFDTTFLPLVQAVHARCPTVKKWVALCDADKLPADSGIPGLTSYETWIGAQSPDYDWPEFDENSASSMCYTSGTTGNPKAALYSHRSTTLHAYAAALPDVMCLSARDSVLPVVPMFHVNAWGIPYSAALTGCKLVFPGPAMDGKSIYELIEAEKVTYAAGVPTVWQMMLGHMKPAGLKFSTLRRTVIGGSACPPAMIHAFKEDYGVEVLHAWGMTEMSPLGTLCTLKNKHLAMSKEDQMKVLLKQGRAIYGVDMKIVGGDGEELPWDGKTYGDLLVKGPWIVDSYFKGEGGNPLIKDGQGRGWFPTGDVATIDADGFMQITDRSKDVIKSGGEWISSIDIENIAMAHPAIAMAACVGMPHPKWDERPIVAVVKRPGTEVTRDELLAFYEGKTAKWQIPDDVVFVEAIPLGATGKMLKTKLREQLKDYKLPSL; encoded by the coding sequence ATGCTGGGCCTGATGCAAAGTCAACCGTTGCTGATTTCGTCGTTGATCGAATTCGCCGAACGCCACCATGGCGACGCCGAAATCGTGTCTCGACGGGTAGAGGGTGACATTCATCGCTACACATACCGTGATCTCGCTGTGCGTGCGCGCCGTGTTGCCAATGCGCTGGACGCACTCAAGCTCCAGTTCAGCGACCGCGTGGCCACGCTGGCCTGGAACGGCTACCGCCACATGGAGATGTACTTTGGCGTGAGCGGTTCGGGCCGCGTGCTGCACACGGTCAACCCGCGCCTGCACCCCGACCAGATCGCGTGGATCGTCAACCACGCCGAAGACCAGGTCATGTGTTTTGACACCACTTTCCTGCCCTTGGTACAGGCGGTGCACGCCAGGTGCCCTACTGTGAAGAAATGGGTGGCCTTGTGCGACGCAGACAAGCTGCCTGCGGATTCAGGCATTCCAGGCCTCACCAGCTACGAGACCTGGATTGGTGCGCAGTCGCCTGACTATGACTGGCCTGAGTTTGACGAGAACTCGGCATCGAGCATGTGCTACACCAGTGGCACCACGGGCAACCCCAAGGCTGCGCTCTACAGCCACCGCTCCACCACGCTGCATGCCTATGCCGCAGCACTGCCCGACGTGATGTGCCTGTCGGCCCGCGACTCGGTTCTGCCCGTGGTGCCCATGTTCCACGTCAACGCCTGGGGCATCCCGTACTCGGCAGCGCTCACCGGCTGCAAGCTCGTTTTTCCGGGCCCCGCGATGGATGGAAAGTCCATCTACGAACTCATCGAGGCGGAGAAGGTCACGTATGCCGCTGGCGTGCCCACCGTGTGGCAGATGATGCTGGGCCACATGAAGCCTGCGGGCCTGAAGTTTTCTACGCTGCGCCGCACCGTGATCGGCGGGTCGGCCTGTCCACCGGCCATGATCCACGCCTTCAAGGAAGACTACGGCGTGGAGGTGCTACATGCCTGGGGCATGACCGAGATGAGCCCGCTGGGCACGTTGTGCACCCTGAAAAACAAGCACCTGGCGATGTCCAAGGAAGACCAGATGAAAGTCCTGCTCAAGCAGGGCCGGGCGATCTATGGTGTGGACATGAAGATCGTCGGCGGCGACGGCGAAGAACTGCCCTGGGACGGAAAAACCTATGGTGACCTTTTGGTCAAGGGCCCGTGGATTGTGGACAGCTACTTCAAGGGCGAGGGCGGCAATCCCCTCATCAAGGACGGTCAGGGCCGGGGCTGGTTCCCTACGGGCGACGTGGCCACCATTGATGCGGACGGCTTCATGCAGATCACTGACCGCAGCAAGGACGTGATCAAGTCCGGAGGCGAGTGGATCAGCTCCATCGACATTGAAAACATTGCGATGGCGCACCCCGCGATTGCGATGGCAGCCTGTGTGGGAATGCCCCATCCGAAGTGGGACGAGCGCCCCATCGTGGCAGTGGTCAAACGCCCCGGTACCGAGGTCACACGTGACGAGTTGCTGGCCTTCTACGAAGGCAAAACGGCCAAGTGGCAGATCCCGGACGATGTGGTGTTTGTTGAAGCCATTCCGCTGGGCGCTACCGGCAAGATGCTCAAAACCAAACTGCGCGAGCAGCTCAAGGATTACAAGCTTCCGAGCCTGTGA
- a CDS encoding BolA family transcriptional regulator: MTTLAQQMHQALVEKLTPTQLEVLDESAAHAGHAGANGTGFGTHFRVRIASPFFTGRPRVAQHRLVYDALQEFIDQGVHALAIEVL; the protein is encoded by the coding sequence ATGACAACCCTTGCCCAACAAATGCACCAGGCACTGGTGGAAAAGCTAACCCCCACCCAACTCGAAGTGCTGGACGAAAGCGCAGCCCACGCGGGCCATGCCGGTGCCAATGGCACCGGCTTTGGCACCCATTTCCGGGTCCGCATTGCGTCACCTTTCTTTACAGGACGGCCCCGTGTAGCGCAACACCGCCTTGTGTATGATGCGCTGCAAGAATTTATTGACCAAGGCGTTCACGCCCTCGCCATTGAAGTTCTCTGA
- a CDS encoding Crp/Fnr family transcriptional regulator: protein MLSTSLLAPRFISGQPWFASVPATLQERLRNEVFAVQGEKGEVMLPAGSTVEGWHAVLSGLVMLQSPASKGRSSAFIGAPDGEWFGEGSAMKPEPRRYHVVALRPTTLLCLPLPLFSTLRETSLAFNQFLVLHLNMRLGQAMTIIEAGRTQSTEHRVALYLSRLFWRSTRRLNLTQDELGQLVGLSRQTVNKVLRSLEGMGIVSLDFGRVAIVDDEALNAYLAATAAQ from the coding sequence ATGCTCAGTACCTCCCTCTTGGCTCCTCGGTTCATTTCAGGCCAGCCCTGGTTTGCCAGCGTGCCGGCCACTCTGCAGGAGCGCCTGCGCAACGAGGTGTTTGCCGTGCAAGGCGAAAAAGGGGAGGTCATGCTGCCCGCAGGCAGTACGGTCGAAGGCTGGCACGCCGTGCTGTCGGGACTGGTGATGCTGCAAAGCCCGGCCAGCAAGGGGAGGTCTTCGGCCTTCATTGGCGCGCCGGATGGCGAGTGGTTTGGCGAGGGCTCTGCCATGAAGCCCGAGCCCCGCCGATACCATGTGGTAGCGCTGCGCCCCACCACCCTGCTGTGCCTGCCGCTGCCACTTTTTTCCACGCTGCGCGAGACCAGCCTGGCGTTCAACCAGTTCCTCGTACTGCACCTGAACATGCGGCTCGGGCAAGCCATGACCATCATTGAGGCCGGGCGCACCCAGTCCACAGAACACCGCGTGGCGCTGTACCTCAGCCGCCTTTTCTGGCGCAGCACCCGGCGGCTCAACCTGACCCAGGACGAGCTGGGCCAGCTGGTGGGCCTGTCGCGGCAAACGGTCAACAAGGTGCTGCGTTCGCTGGAGGGCATGGGCATCGTGTCGCTGGACTTTGGGCGCGTGGCCATCGTGGACGACGAGGCGCTGAACGCATACCTCGCCGCCACAGCGGCGCAGTGA
- a CDS encoding AraC family transcriptional regulator — MNPLPQRTSSAAWVRGIAELFAAEGLPVQALCAQADIDLDSLQHPHTRVDVDRVSRLWEAAAQHHDRPGLGLDRQLAARYGKLDLVGHALASGPNLLEGFRHLDRHMALISDATTFSMERDPRGYWMVLNHIGASRPIPRQRVEFAVLTLLTLCDWLTRRDLTPLAVELVTPPPADDARHRTAFGVLPRFGQSGNRFLMAEADLLQPIPTHNPSLWALHEQLVETELGQLGPSLVSAKVRAEISRTLHLGEPRREDVAARLHLTDRTLQRRLQTESVSYQQLLDDTRSELARQYLADPRRNLAEVADLLGFCDQSNLFRACKRWFGMPPGQYRLQLLPPATSQVALGTEAPA, encoded by the coding sequence ATGAACCCGCTGCCGCAGCGCACCAGCTCTGCCGCCTGGGTACGCGGCATCGCAGAGTTGTTTGCGGCCGAGGGACTTCCGGTGCAGGCGCTGTGCGCGCAGGCCGATATTGACCTGGACAGCCTCCAACACCCCCACACCCGCGTGGATGTGGACCGCGTCAGCCGCTTGTGGGAGGCAGCAGCCCAGCACCACGACCGCCCGGGGCTGGGCCTGGACCGCCAACTCGCCGCGCGCTACGGCAAGCTGGACCTGGTGGGCCATGCGCTGGCCTCGGGGCCAAACCTGCTCGAAGGCTTCAGGCACCTGGACCGGCACATGGCGTTGATCTCGGACGCCACCACGTTTTCGATGGAACGCGACCCGCGTGGGTACTGGATGGTGCTCAACCACATTGGCGCATCGCGCCCCATTCCGCGCCAGCGGGTGGAATTTGCGGTGCTGACCCTGCTGACGCTGTGCGACTGGCTCACGCGGCGTGACCTCACGCCCCTGGCCGTCGAACTGGTCACCCCGCCACCGGCCGACGACGCGCGCCACCGCACCGCCTTTGGCGTGCTGCCCCGCTTTGGCCAGTCGGGCAACCGTTTCCTGATGGCCGAAGCCGACTTGCTGCAGCCCATTCCCACCCACAACCCCAGCCTGTGGGCGCTGCACGAACAACTGGTCGAAACCGAGCTGGGGCAGTTGGGCCCATCGCTGGTGAGCGCCAAGGTACGCGCCGAAATATCGCGCACGCTGCACCTGGGCGAGCCCCGGCGTGAGGACGTGGCAGCGCGCCTGCACCTGACGGACCGCACCCTGCAGCGGCGGCTGCAGACAGAGTCGGTGAGCTACCAGCAACTGCTGGACGACACCCGCAGCGAACTGGCCCGCCAGTACCTGGCCGACCCGCGCCGCAATCTGGCCGAGGTGGCCGATCTGCTCGGTTTTTGCGACCAGAGCAACCTGTTTCGGGCCTGCAAGCGCTGGTTTGGCATGCCCCCAGGCCAGTACCGCCTGCAACTGCTGCCGCCAGCAACAAGCCAGGTCGCCCTGGGAACTGAGGCGCCGGCGTAG
- the msrB gene encoding peptide-methionine (R)-S-oxide reductase MsrB, with product MTYPVQKTDAEWQAVLREKGAEPVALQVTRHAATERPFTGKYEAHWADGSYHCICCGSKLFDSVTKFDAGCGWPSFSEALPGSITEIVDRSHGMVRTETVCAQCGAHLGHVFEDGPASTGLRYCMNSASLDFESGTT from the coding sequence ATGACCTACCCTGTTCAGAAAACCGATGCCGAATGGCAAGCCGTCTTGCGCGAAAAAGGCGCAGAACCCGTGGCCTTGCAGGTCACGCGCCATGCCGCCACCGAGCGCCCGTTCACCGGCAAGTACGAAGCCCACTGGGCCGACGGCAGCTACCATTGCATCTGCTGTGGCAGCAAGTTATTTGATTCAGTGACAAAGTTTGACGCAGGTTGCGGCTGGCCCAGCTTCTCGGAAGCCCTTCCTGGCTCGATCACGGAAATCGTCGACCGCAGCCATGGCATGGTTCGCACCGAAACGGTATGTGCACAATGCGGGGCGCACCTGGGCCATGTTTTTGAAGACGGTCCTGCCTCCACCGGCCTGCGCTATTGCATGAACTCGGCCTCGCTGGACTTCGAATCCGGCACAACCTGA
- a CDS encoding carboxylesterase/lipase family protein — protein sequence MATACGGSGGTPPELRETRYGVVRGTDDSAASGTYAWKGVPYAQQPLGALRWQPPAEPAAWTGERSAAQFGSACLQMGRIYGPGANNRFDDTIGQTLNTPLGSEDCLTLNIWRPATTQDNLPVLVFIHGGSAISGYTADPVYDGAALAKSSNAIVVTANYRLDVLGYLQLPALHGGNSGSSAYTGNYALLDIVQALRFVQGNIARFGGNAGNVTLMGQSAGAINALALLTAPQASGLFHKMVPISGGISLASNLPAGSIPTLSPASRYATQASQLLAHLVVADGLAPALPEAQTLVAGWTPAQVASYLRGKDARVILQTVLAKGLTGSGPIPDGVVVPADPISEIAAGRYQKVPVLSGYTAEEGKLFAPFLVLLGGKPGMKISDAERFAMMQRFDPDAPTSLTAADILDASYLPVTTPGTGYNARTQLLGNVFIGASRDNLLNALRSQQSSVWNYQFNWAQQPAPWNDVYGAAHAFDLPFVFGNFGPSVFAKATNSLANQPGRLALSRAMMDSMRAFVHTGDPNNGTLGQTWQPWPRKLLLDADQKAVRLSVQ from the coding sequence ATGGCGACCGCCTGTGGCGGCTCGGGCGGTACGCCGCCCGAGTTGCGCGAAACCCGCTACGGTGTGGTGCGTGGCACAGATGACAGCGCGGCCAGCGGCACCTACGCCTGGAAGGGCGTGCCCTACGCCCAGCAGCCGCTAGGTGCCTTGCGCTGGCAACCGCCGGCCGAGCCCGCCGCCTGGACGGGCGAGCGAAGCGCCGCCCAGTTTGGCAGCGCCTGCCTGCAGATGGGACGCATCTATGGCCCGGGCGCCAACAACCGCTTTGACGACACCATCGGCCAGACGCTGAACACGCCGCTGGGCAGCGAGGACTGCCTGACCCTCAATATCTGGCGCCCGGCCACCACGCAGGACAACCTGCCGGTGCTGGTCTTCATCCACGGCGGCAGCGCCATCTCGGGCTACACCGCCGATCCGGTGTACGACGGTGCCGCGCTGGCCAAATCTTCCAATGCCATCGTGGTCACGGCCAACTACCGGCTGGACGTGCTGGGCTATTTGCAGTTGCCCGCCTTGCATGGCGGCAACAGTGGCAGCAGTGCCTACACCGGCAACTATGCGCTGCTGGACATTGTGCAAGCGCTGCGCTTCGTTCAGGGCAACATCGCACGCTTTGGCGGCAATGCGGGCAACGTCACACTGATGGGTCAGTCGGCGGGTGCCATCAATGCATTGGCGCTGCTGACGGCGCCGCAAGCGTCTGGCCTGTTCCACAAGATGGTGCCGATCAGCGGCGGGATCTCCCTGGCATCCAACCTGCCTGCGGGCTCCATTCCCACACTCAGCCCCGCCTCGCGCTACGCCACACAGGCCAGCCAGCTGCTCGCGCATCTGGTGGTGGCCGACGGCCTGGCACCCGCCTTGCCCGAGGCACAGACCCTGGTGGCCGGCTGGACGCCCGCCCAGGTGGCCAGCTACCTGCGTGGCAAGGATGCGCGGGTGATTTTGCAGACGGTGCTGGCGAAGGGGCTGACCGGCTCCGGCCCGATCCCTGACGGTGTGGTGGTTCCCGCCGATCCGATTTCCGAGATCGCGGCAGGGCGCTATCAGAAGGTGCCGGTCCTGTCCGGCTACACGGCCGAGGAGGGCAAGTTGTTTGCGCCCTTCCTCGTGCTGCTCGGTGGCAAGCCCGGCATGAAGATCAGCGATGCCGAGCGCTTTGCGATGATGCAGCGCTTTGACCCCGATGCACCCACGAGCCTCACAGCGGCAGATATTCTGGATGCGTCTTACCTGCCTGTGACGACCCCTGGCACGGGCTACAACGCACGCACACAGCTGCTGGGCAATGTGTTCATCGGTGCCAGCCGCGACAACCTGCTCAATGCCCTGCGCAGCCAGCAGAGCAGTGTGTGGAACTACCAGTTCAACTGGGCCCAGCAGCCCGCGCCCTGGAACGATGTGTATGGCGCGGCCCATGCGTTTGACCTGCCGTTTGTGTTCGGCAACTTCGGTCCCTCGGTGTTTGCCAAGGCCACCAATAGCCTGGCCAACCAGCCGGGGCGCCTGGCGCTGTCCCGGGCCATGATGGACAGCATGCGCGCCTTTGTGCACACCGGCGATCCCAACAACGGCACCCTGGGCCAGACCTGGCAGCCATGGCCCCGCAAGCTGTTGCTGGACGCTGACCAGAAGGCGGTGCGCCTGAGCGTTCAATGA
- a CDS encoding branched-chain amino acid ABC transporter permease, whose protein sequence is MNPEFFVISLLNGVSYGLLLFMLSSGLTLIFSMMGVLNFAHTSFYMLGAYFAFTISGVVGFWPALVLAPLVVFVLGAAFERYCLRRVHKFGHVPELLVTFGLSYLILEVVQLVWGRSTVPYGLPEQLQGPLFSLYGTQFPKSRSFVMLVAMLMLVSVWLLLTRTRIGLVIQAALKYPDMVEALGHNVPRVFMLVFGGGAALAGLAGVIGGNTYVTEPAMAGSVGSIIFVVVVVGGMGSLAGAFLASLLIGLVQTFAVALDYSLIHVFKAVGVAVTDQTFGYPLLKLTISQVAPILPYLFLVLILIFRPKGLLGTRED, encoded by the coding sequence ATGAATCCTGAGTTTTTCGTGATCTCTTTGCTGAACGGTGTGAGCTACGGGCTCCTGCTGTTCATGCTGAGTTCCGGCCTCACGCTGATCTTCAGCATGATGGGCGTGCTCAACTTTGCACACACCAGCTTCTACATGCTGGGTGCCTATTTTGCGTTCACCATCTCCGGGGTGGTGGGCTTTTGGCCCGCACTGGTGCTGGCGCCCCTGGTGGTGTTTGTGCTGGGGGCTGCATTCGAGCGTTACTGCTTGCGCCGGGTGCACAAGTTCGGCCATGTGCCTGAACTCCTGGTCACGTTTGGGCTTTCGTATCTGATACTGGAAGTGGTGCAGTTGGTTTGGGGCCGCTCCACGGTGCCCTATGGCCTGCCTGAGCAACTGCAGGGACCCTTGTTCTCGCTGTATGGCACGCAGTTCCCCAAGTCGCGTTCGTTCGTGATGCTGGTGGCTATGCTGATGCTGGTATCGGTGTGGCTGCTGCTGACACGCACGCGCATCGGGCTGGTGATCCAGGCGGCGCTCAAATACCCCGACATGGTCGAGGCTCTGGGGCACAACGTTCCGCGCGTCTTCATGCTGGTGTTTGGCGGCGGCGCAGCGCTGGCGGGTCTGGCGGGTGTGATTGGTGGCAATACCTATGTCACAGAACCCGCCATGGCGGGATCGGTGGGCTCCATCATCTTTGTGGTGGTGGTGGTGGGGGGCATGGGTTCTTTGGCGGGGGCCTTTCTGGCATCGCTGCTCATCGGACTGGTGCAGACCTTTGCTGTGGCCCTCGACTACTCGTTGATCCACGTTTTCAAGGCCGTGGGTGTGGCGGTGACCGACCAGACCTTTGGCTACCCTTTGCTCAAACTCACGATCTCTCAGGTGGCGCCGATCCTGCCTTACCTGTTTCTCGTGCTGATCCTGATCTTCCGCCCCAAGGGCTTGCTGGGCACGCGGGAGGATTGA
- a CDS encoding branched-chain amino acid ABC transporter substrate-binding protein, translated as MKFAIKAVAASVILASAGGAFAQKGETVKIAWLDPLSGLMAAVGTNQLKSFQFIAEEFNKKNSAGVKFEIIGIDNKLSPQETTSALRSAMDQGARYVVQGNGSGPALAIMDALEKHNARNPGKEVLFLNYAAVDPDLTNSKCSYWHFRLDADTSMKMEALTTYMKDLPEVKKVYLINQNYSHGHQVSKFAKEMMQRKRPDVQFVGDDLHPLAQVRDFSPYIAKIKQSGADSVITGNWGSDLALLIKAANDAGLNNVNFYTYYGSVTGSPTAMGPAAAGRVYMVAYAHMNLPGELNKIVVDYKKKFNDDMYTGAVYHAFTMLSEGFTKAKSTDPVKVAAAFEGMKFKSFNGEVEMRKTDHQLQQGLFISKWEKAGGKFPIDSENTGYTFVPLKYYEPYVASTPTSCQMKRP; from the coding sequence ATGAAGTTCGCTATAAAGGCTGTAGCAGCCTCGGTAATCTTGGCAAGCGCTGGCGGGGCCTTCGCTCAAAAGGGCGAGACGGTGAAAATCGCCTGGCTCGACCCCCTTTCCGGCCTGATGGCAGCGGTAGGAACGAACCAGCTCAAGAGCTTCCAGTTCATCGCTGAAGAGTTCAACAAGAAGAACTCGGCTGGCGTCAAATTTGAAATCATCGGCATTGACAACAAGCTCAGTCCCCAGGAAACCACCAGTGCTCTGCGCTCGGCGATGGACCAGGGGGCACGCTACGTGGTGCAAGGCAATGGCTCCGGTCCGGCGCTTGCCATCATGGACGCGCTCGAAAAGCACAACGCACGCAATCCCGGCAAGGAAGTCCTGTTCCTGAACTACGCCGCCGTCGACCCAGACCTCACGAATAGCAAGTGCAGCTACTGGCACTTCCGTCTGGACGCTGACACCTCCATGAAGATGGAGGCGCTGACGACCTATATGAAGGACTTGCCCGAGGTCAAAAAGGTCTACCTGATCAACCAGAACTACTCGCATGGCCACCAGGTCTCGAAGTTCGCCAAGGAAATGATGCAGCGCAAGCGCCCTGACGTGCAGTTCGTCGGCGATGACCTGCACCCCCTGGCCCAGGTGCGTGACTTCTCCCCCTATATCGCCAAGATCAAACAGTCGGGTGCCGACAGTGTGATCACCGGCAACTGGGGCTCCGACCTGGCATTGCTGATCAAGGCCGCCAATGATGCGGGCCTGAACAATGTCAACTTCTACACCTACTACGGCTCTGTCACGGGCAGCCCCACGGCCATGGGTCCTGCCGCCGCAGGCCGTGTGTACATGGTGGCCTACGCCCACATGAACCTGCCGGGTGAACTCAACAAGATCGTGGTGGACTACAAGAAGAAGTTCAACGACGACATGTACACGGGCGCTGTCTATCACGCGTTCACGATGCTGTCCGAAGGTTTTACCAAGGCCAAGTCCACCGACCCCGTCAAGGTTGCCGCTGCGTTTGAAGGCATGAAGTTCAAGAGCTTCAATGGCGAGGTCGAAATGCGCAAGACCGACCACCAGTTGCAGCAAGGCCTGTTCATCTCCAAGTGGGAAAAGGCGGGCGGCAAGTTCCCGATCGATTCGGAAAACACCGGCTATACCTTCGTGCCTTTGAAGTATTACGAGCCCTATGTGGCCAGCACGCCCACTTCGTGCCAGATGAAGCGTCCTTGA
- a CDS encoding septation protein A: MKILIDFFPILLFFGAYKFYGIYVGTAVLMAATVAQMALIYFIDRRLQTMHKVTLVLILLFGTLTLVLQDDRFIKWKPTVLYGAMSLALAVALWAMKKNFLKMLLGSQLELPDNVWLRLNVAWIIYCAFMSAINAYVVLNFSTEAWVDFKLWGYAFPLVFLIAQGIYIAPHLKGDEPAA, translated from the coding sequence ATGAAAATTCTGATCGATTTCTTCCCCATCCTGCTGTTCTTCGGGGCTTACAAGTTCTATGGCATCTACGTGGGCACGGCCGTGCTGATGGCCGCCACTGTGGCGCAGATGGCCCTGATTTACTTCATCGACCGGCGCCTTCAGACCATGCACAAGGTCACGCTGGTGCTCATCCTGTTGTTTGGCACCCTTACTTTGGTGTTGCAGGACGACCGCTTCATCAAATGGAAGCCGACGGTTTTATATGGGGCCATGTCCCTCGCACTGGCCGTGGCCCTGTGGGCAATGAAGAAAAATTTCCTCAAGATGCTGCTCGGCAGCCAGCTGGAACTGCCCGACAACGTATGGCTGCGGCTTAACGTGGCCTGGATCATCTACTGCGCCTTCATGTCTGCCATCAACGCCTATGTGGTGCTCAACTTCAGCACCGAGGCCTGGGTGGACTTCAAGCTCTGGGGCTATGCCTTCCCCCTGGTGTTCCTGATTGCACAAGGCATCTACATTGCGCCACACCTCAAGGGTGATGAGCCTGCCGCCTGA
- a CDS encoding YdiU family protein: MTLTADSDTRTDLGLAWDHRFAALGPDFFTELRPTPLPTPHWVGTSPTVAQLLGLNEAHLRSDDALQAFTGNHLLAGSRPLASVYSGHQFGVWAGQLGDGRAILLGETASGWEIQLKGAGRTPYSRMGDGRAVLRSSIREFLCSEAMHGLGIATSRALCVTGSTGPVRREEIETAAVVTRVAPSFVRFGHFEHFAANGQDLQLKALADYVVDRHYPECRGTTEFGGNAYAALLKAVSERTARLMAQWQAVGFCHGVMNTDNMSILGLTLDYGPFQFLDAFVPGHICNHSDTQGRYAYNRQPNVAYWNLFCLAQALLPLMGDPEIAKEALESYKTVFPTEFMARMRAKLGLTDASDGDAELIDTLLLLLARNGVDYTIFWRRLSHAVVAGDFEPVRDLCADRDGLDQWLLSYSELLAHMDKAPVADLMLKTNPKFVLRNHLGEQAIRAAKLGDFNELQTLQRLLERPFDEHPGHDAYAAFPPDWASSIEISCSS, encoded by the coding sequence ATGACCTTGACTGCCGACAGCGACACCCGCACCGACCTCGGCCTGGCCTGGGACCACCGCTTTGCCGCGCTGGGCCCCGACTTTTTCACCGAACTACGCCCCACCCCCTTGCCCACACCCCACTGGGTGGGCACCAGCCCGACCGTGGCGCAACTACTGGGCCTGAATGAAGCCCATCTGCGCAGCGACGATGCCCTGCAGGCATTTACCGGAAACCACCTGTTGGCGGGTTCGCGTCCATTGGCCAGCGTGTACAGCGGACACCAGTTTGGTGTGTGGGCAGGCCAGTTGGGCGACGGCCGGGCCATCCTGCTGGGCGAGACCGCCAGCGGGTGGGAGATCCAACTCAAAGGGGCAGGTCGCACACCCTATTCCCGAATGGGTGACGGGCGCGCGGTACTGCGGTCCAGCATCCGGGAATTTCTGTGCAGCGAAGCCATGCATGGTCTGGGCATTGCTACCTCACGCGCCTTGTGCGTTACCGGATCAACCGGCCCGGTGCGCCGCGAAGAGATCGAAACGGCCGCCGTGGTCACCCGCGTGGCACCGAGTTTTGTGCGCTTTGGGCACTTTGAGCACTTCGCAGCCAACGGCCAAGACTTGCAGCTGAAAGCGCTTGCCGACTACGTGGTTGACCGTCACTACCCGGAATGTCGCGGCACCACCGAGTTTGGAGGCAATGCTTACGCTGCGCTGCTGAAAGCCGTGAGCGAGCGCACCGCCCGCCTCATGGCCCAATGGCAAGCCGTGGGGTTTTGCCACGGGGTGATGAATACCGACAACATGAGCATCCTGGGCTTGACCCTCGACTACGGCCCTTTCCAGTTTCTGGACGCTTTCGTGCCCGGTCACATCTGCAACCACAGTGACACGCAGGGCCGCTACGCCTACAACCGCCAGCCCAACGTGGCGTACTGGAACCTGTTTTGTCTGGCCCAAGCCTTGTTGCCACTGATGGGCGACCCGGAGATCGCCAAAGAGGCGCTGGAATCCTACAAAACCGTCTTTCCCACTGAATTTATGGCCCGGATGCGCGCCAAGCTGGGGTTGACGGACGCAAGCGATGGCGACGCTGAACTCATCGATACTCTTTTGCTGCTGCTGGCCCGCAACGGTGTGGACTACACGATCTTCTGGCGGCGCTTGTCGCACGCCGTTGTTGCGGGCGACTTCGAGCCGGTCCGCGACCTGTGTGCGGACCGTGACGGGTTGGACCAGTGGTTGCTATCGTATTCGGAGCTACTTGCGCATATGGATAAAGCGCCTGTTGCCGATTTGATGCTAAAAACCAATCCCAAATTTGTGTTGAGAAACCACTTGGGCGAGCAGGCCATCCGCGCAGCGAAACTTGGCGACTTCAACGAACTCCAAACCCTTCAGCGGCTGCTGGAGCGCCCCTTTGACGAGCACCCTGGGCACGACGCCTATGCAGCCTTCCCGCCCGACTGGGCGTCCTCCATCGAGATCAGCTGTTCATCATGA